The following proteins are encoded in a genomic region of Candidatus Methylospira mobilis:
- a CDS encoding flagellin N-terminal helical domain-containing protein, whose protein sequence is MVWDINTNTASLYAQQGLSTAQSQLATTIQSLSTGMRVNNASQDPAGWAINIRMTSDINGMNQAVRNSNDGISLVQTGQSALTNITNALQTMRTLAVQASTGTYSSTDLANLNSEFSALASEIDNIASSTSFNGNKIFGGSAVSIQVGADTQATSTLAITTAALNNIGSLSGGPFASTNTTMLTTGSPALANADADLTATIVAAGGQAPSKATLNTFNTSVVGAANTAYTTAWAAVIGAGGTASSAAVSANATAATAFGSAAAVAFSVAGTASGLTAAQSSTAATGAQFSAGITAISTNASAASVSNATVAAAALAAIDTQLSTLSSQQAQLGAFQIQLTTQVSNLQANVTNTSSAQGQIVDVDYASTTAQLSRLQILQNASTAMLAQANQSNSGVMQLLR, encoded by the coding sequence ATGGTCTGGGATATCAACACAAATACCGCTTCGCTGTATGCGCAGCAGGGACTTTCAACTGCACAATCGCAGTTGGCCACAACAATCCAAAGCCTTTCTACCGGCATGCGCGTCAACAACGCTTCGCAAGATCCTGCCGGCTGGGCTATCAACATACGAATGACCAGCGACATCAATGGCATGAACCAGGCCGTTCGCAACTCGAACGACGGTATTTCCCTGGTGCAGACCGGACAAAGCGCGTTAACCAACATCACCAATGCGCTGCAAACCATGCGCACCCTGGCGGTGCAGGCATCCACCGGCACCTACAGCTCGACCGATCTGGCAAACCTGAACTCGGAATTTTCGGCGCTGGCCTCGGAAATCGACAATATTGCGAGCTCCACCTCGTTCAACGGCAACAAGATATTCGGCGGCAGCGCGGTTTCGATACAGGTAGGCGCGGACACGCAAGCAACCTCCACGCTCGCAATCACCACGGCGGCGCTGAATAACATCGGCTCCCTGTCGGGCGGTCCGTTCGCATCCACCAACACAACGATGCTAACCACCGGCAGCCCCGCGCTGGCAAACGCCGACGCCGACTTGACCGCCACTATCGTTGCAGCCGGAGGCCAGGCGCCCAGCAAGGCGACGCTTAACACTTTCAACACCTCCGTCGTCGGCGCGGCCAACACCGCTTATACGACGGCTTGGGCTGCAGTTATCGGCGCCGGCGGCACCGCATCCTCCGCCGCTGTCTCGGCAAACGCAACTGCGGCCACCGCCTTCGGCTCCGCTGCCGCCGTCGCGTTCAGCGTCGCAGGCACCGCCTCGGGGTTGACTGCAGCACAATCCAGCACTGCCGCCACCGGCGCCCAGTTCAGCGCAGGCATCACCGCCATATCTACAAATGCCTCTGCTGCAAGCGTAAGCAATGCCACTGTTGCAGCCGCAGCGCTTGCCGCCATCGATACCCAGCTGAGCACCTTGTCGAGCCAGCAGGCGCAGTTGGGTGCCTTCCAAATCCAGTTGACCACCCAGGTCAGCAATCTGCAGGCCAACGTCACCAACACCAGTTCCGCACAGGGACAAATCGTGGATGTCGACTATGCGTCTACCACGGCGCAGCTGTCCCGTCTGCAGATCCTGCAGAACGCCAGTACCGCCATGTTGGCGCAAGCCAACCAGTCGAATTCCGGCGTGATGCAATTATTGCGTTAA
- a CDS encoding tetratricopeptide repeat protein: MKTTDMHQTATVDLLQEALAHHNAGHLVQAETIYKQILQRQPGHPDALYLSGMIAYQMGNTVSAIALFRETLNIKPGYAEAHHCLGLALKVQGDLDEAIACYRSALELEPGYVDAYHNLGLTLKIQGELDAAADSYRKALDLRPGSVETLGNLGNVLRDQGKTDEAIDYYQQALALKPDSADTLCNLGNALRDQGKLDEALAKYLQALALKPDSSEVHYNLGHTLGSQNKPDEAIASFRKALAYRPDYAEAYNNLGVIFHSQEKLSEAVAAYQQSIAVKPDYAEAHNNLGNVFRDQGEHEQAIASYRQAIAIKPDFADAHLNLGIIFYRQGKLDEAIESYRNCLVYQPDSAATYNRLGIAQADQGHEAEAMASYRQAIALNPDCAEAYANLGLRLHNQGKLDEAIASHLAALAINPDFVEAHHNLGFALQTQGKTDEAIASYRRALFFNPEFLQSLNNLGCLLQGQFHLEEACAHHLKALSVNPDYVEAYMNLGVIYQLQGRLDEAIACCRRALEIKPDYVEVHSNLIFFLDMADTADFAELHEERKKWDQVHAASLWRQADHSNDPTPTRRLRIGYISADFRDHSAVRVFGGMLTQYDRSQFDVFAYYNFKESEDRYTDLFKQSVTVWRNIAELSDDAAASMIREDRIDILVDLSGHSANHRLLIFARKPAPIQITAWGYATGTGMRAMDVFLTDPVMVPPEDKRYFGEEIRYLPSVVGSFFADNFPEVNELPALPDGIVTFGSLNRLSKISTYAYHAWAEVLLALPQSRLILKTRELDDALTRERITGHFTANGVAAERIIIRGGSSWAEHMQAYNQIDIALDPFPHGGGVTALEGLMMGVPAITLRWPTPVGRLSASIMTTLGLTDWIAESQEQYVELAVQKASDLQSLASLRRQLRGIFTSSVIGDQAAYARIVEQEYRQLWREWCTRKSTEETL, from the coding sequence ATGAAAACAACCGATATGCATCAAACGGCAACAGTTGACCTGCTTCAGGAAGCGCTGGCGCATCATAACGCCGGACATCTGGTCCAGGCAGAAACGATTTACAAGCAAATATTGCAACGACAGCCCGGTCACCCCGATGCGCTGTATCTATCAGGCATGATTGCTTACCAAATGGGAAACACGGTAAGCGCCATCGCCCTGTTTCGCGAGACGCTTAACATAAAACCGGGTTATGCCGAAGCGCATCACTGCCTGGGGCTTGCGCTCAAAGTTCAAGGCGATCTGGATGAGGCAATAGCCTGCTACCGTAGCGCGCTGGAGCTGGAACCGGGTTATGTCGACGCCTACCACAACCTAGGACTGACTCTCAAAATTCAGGGCGAACTGGATGCTGCGGCCGACAGCTACCGGAAAGCGCTAGACCTCAGGCCCGGCTCCGTCGAAACACTCGGTAATCTGGGAAATGTACTCAGGGATCAAGGCAAAACGGACGAAGCGATCGACTACTATCAACAGGCGCTCGCCCTCAAACCGGACTCTGCCGATACGCTATGTAACCTGGGAAATGCGCTTAGAGATCAAGGCAAACTGGATGAGGCGCTTGCGAAATACCTGCAAGCACTCGCGCTCAAGCCCGATTCATCGGAAGTACATTATAACCTGGGGCATACGCTGGGTTCACAAAACAAACCGGATGAAGCGATCGCCAGCTTCCGCAAAGCACTCGCATACCGGCCGGATTATGCCGAGGCTTATAACAATCTCGGAGTTATATTTCACTCGCAAGAAAAACTGAGCGAAGCGGTCGCCGCATACCAACAGTCGATCGCCGTCAAACCGGATTATGCCGAAGCGCATAACAACCTCGGCAATGTATTCAGGGATCAGGGCGAGCATGAGCAAGCCATCGCCAGTTACCGACAGGCGATCGCTATCAAACCGGACTTTGCGGACGCACATCTCAACCTGGGGATCATTTTCTACCGTCAAGGCAAGCTGGACGAAGCTATCGAGAGCTACCGCAACTGCCTCGTATACCAACCGGATTCCGCCGCAACCTATAACCGCCTGGGTATAGCGCAGGCGGATCAAGGGCATGAGGCCGAAGCAATGGCTAGCTATCGGCAGGCTATTGCGTTGAATCCGGACTGTGCGGAAGCGTATGCCAACCTGGGACTTCGCTTGCACAACCAGGGAAAACTGGACGAAGCAATCGCCAGCCACCTTGCGGCGCTCGCTATCAACCCGGACTTTGTCGAAGCTCATCACAACCTCGGATTTGCTCTCCAAACCCAAGGTAAAACGGACGAGGCCATCGCGAGTTACCGGCGTGCGCTCTTTTTCAATCCTGAATTTTTGCAGTCGCTTAACAACCTGGGGTGCCTACTCCAGGGGCAATTCCATCTGGAAGAGGCCTGCGCCCATCACCTGAAGGCGCTCTCTGTCAATCCGGATTATGTCGAAGCCTATATGAACCTGGGAGTAATATACCAGCTGCAAGGCAGGCTGGACGAGGCGATCGCCTGTTGCCGCCGGGCGCTGGAAATCAAGCCGGACTATGTCGAAGTGCATAGCAACCTGATCTTTTTTCTGGATATGGCGGACACGGCTGATTTTGCCGAACTGCATGAAGAGCGCAAGAAATGGGACCAAGTGCACGCGGCGTCCTTATGGCGGCAGGCAGATCATAGCAACGACCCCACCCCCACTCGCCGCCTGCGAATCGGCTATATATCCGCCGATTTCAGGGACCATTCCGCGGTAAGGGTTTTCGGCGGCATGCTGACCCAGTATGACCGTTCGCAATTTGATGTCTTTGCTTACTACAATTTCAAGGAAAGCGAAGACAGATACACCGATTTATTCAAGCAAAGCGTAACGGTTTGGCGCAATATCGCCGAATTATCGGATGATGCTGCGGCGAGCATGATCAGAGAAGACCGGATCGATATTCTGGTCGACTTATCAGGACACAGTGCAAACCACCGCCTGCTGATCTTCGCGCGCAAGCCGGCGCCGATCCAGATAACCGCCTGGGGCTATGCGACGGGTACCGGGATGAGGGCTATGGACGTGTTCCTGACCGACCCGGTGATGGTGCCGCCTGAAGACAAACGCTATTTCGGCGAAGAGATCAGGTATCTGCCAAGCGTGGTAGGATCTTTTTTTGCCGATAACTTCCCGGAAGTGAATGAACTGCCCGCCTTGCCGGACGGAATCGTTACCTTTGGCTCACTCAACCGTTTATCGAAAATATCAACATACGCCTATCATGCATGGGCGGAAGTATTGCTGGCGCTGCCCCAAAGCAGACTGATTCTCAAAACAAGAGAATTGGATGATGCCTTGACCCGAGAACGGATTACCGGACATTTCACCGCTAACGGAGTGGCTGCAGAGAGGATTATCATACGGGGGGGCTCGTCATGGGCAGAGCATATGCAGGCTTATAATCAGATCGACATTGCGCTGGACCCGTTCCCGCATGGCGGCGGGGTAACAGCGCTGGAAGGCCTGATGATGGGAGTGCCGGCGATCACCCTGCGCTGGCCTACCCCGGTAGGAAGACTGTCGGCTTCGATCATGACGACACTTGGATTAACCGATTGGATCGCGGAAAGCCAGGAACAATACGTCGAGCTCGCCGTCCAAAAGGCAAGCGACCTGCAATCCCTGGCCTCTCTCCGCCGGCAACTTCGAGGTATTTTTACTTCATCGGTCATCGGGGATCAGGCCGCATACGCACGAATCGTAGAGCAGGAATACCGGCAGCTATGGCGGGAGTGGTGCACGCGGAAATCGACGGAGGAAACCTTATGA
- the fliD gene encoding flagellar filament capping protein FliD, which produces MSSTSSTSGLSTTGLNILSGFNAGASGLGINVSSLVSGLVSASSGPLNNLKTQLTTNQSQISAYGSIQSSLASLYSATQNLYGTGSAITAQNVSSTASSVATATSDGTAVTGSHTIAVTQLAATQSLTSAGFSTTDFTFNGSLSITVGSGSATNVTIASGSSLADVVKDINNANTGVTASIVNDGTQNHLVLTSANSGTANAFTVTGTDTTGSNLASLNWNASSTAANTNTSGTITANGSPNSSYLSYTTPLNAALTIDGIATTEPSNTVSGALQGVTLSLVSTGTSTLSVSLNTSSIDSAISSFVTAYNSTHSTLRGLTAYDTSTKTAGVLNGDVIPNSLQNQLSAMLSTTFSQMSTGLGSAYQGTGSFTSLADLGVSLNSDGTLSLNTATLNSAMASNPTGALAGFSDFGQTLNNFLDAQLNTTSGTIATATTTLKSQAKLITDQETAMQAHLDALQAQYTAQFTALETVLSQMSSTSSYLNAQFAAMSR; this is translated from the coding sequence ATGTCATCCACATCTTCCACATCGGGCTTAAGCACCACGGGCCTGAATATTTTATCCGGCTTCAATGCCGGCGCGTCAGGACTGGGCATCAACGTATCCTCGCTGGTGAGCGGACTGGTGTCCGCTTCTTCCGGCCCGCTGAACAACCTGAAGACGCAACTGACGACCAACCAGTCGCAAATATCGGCCTACGGCTCGATACAAAGCAGTCTGGCCAGCCTGTACAGCGCAACGCAGAATCTATATGGCACCGGCAGCGCGATTACGGCGCAAAACGTCAGCAGCACCGCCAGCAGCGTTGCAACGGCGACTTCCGACGGCACCGCCGTCACCGGCTCCCACACGATAGCGGTAACCCAGTTGGCGGCAACGCAATCGCTGACCAGCGCCGGTTTCAGCACGACCGACTTTACGTTTAACGGCAGCCTGAGCATTACGGTAGGAAGCGGCAGCGCGACCAACGTGACCATAGCCAGCGGCAGTTCGCTGGCCGATGTCGTCAAGGACATCAACAACGCCAATACCGGCGTAACCGCCTCCATCGTTAACGACGGCACCCAGAATCATCTGGTGCTGACTTCGGCGAATAGCGGCACAGCCAACGCGTTTACCGTCACCGGCACGGATACCACAGGCAGCAACCTGGCGTCGCTGAACTGGAACGCCTCATCCACTGCGGCCAATACCAATACATCAGGCACCATTACGGCCAACGGCTCTCCAAACAGCAGTTATCTGAGCTATACCACGCCGCTGAACGCGGCGCTTACCATAGACGGCATCGCCACCACCGAGCCGTCCAATACCGTCAGTGGCGCGCTGCAAGGGGTTACCCTGAGTCTGGTGTCGACCGGAACGAGCACGCTGAGCGTCAGCCTGAACACCAGTTCGATCGACAGCGCGATCTCCAGTTTCGTAACGGCCTATAACAGCACCCACAGCACGCTCAGGGGGTTGACGGCTTACGATACAAGCACCAAGACAGCGGGGGTATTGAACGGCGACGTTATACCGAACAGCCTCCAGAACCAGCTCAGCGCCATGTTGAGCACGACCTTCAGCCAGATGAGCACCGGCCTTGGCAGCGCCTATCAGGGTACCGGCAGCTTTACCTCCCTGGCAGATCTCGGCGTATCACTCAACAGCGACGGCACGCTGTCGTTAAACACCGCCACGCTCAATTCGGCGATGGCAAGCAACCCCACCGGCGCCTTGGCGGGGTTTTCCGACTTCGGACAAACGCTGAACAATTTTCTCGATGCGCAATTGAACACTACCAGCGGCACCATTGCCACGGCAACCACAACCCTGAAAAGCCAGGCGAAGCTCATAACCGATCAGGAAACCGCCATGCAGGCGCATCTGGATGCGTTGCAGGCGCAATACACCGCGCAGTTTACCGCGCTGGAAACCGTATTGAGCCAGATGTCGTCGACCAGTTCGTATCTTAACGCGCAATTCGCCGCGATGAGCCGTTAA
- a CDS encoding 4Fe-4S cluster-binding domain-containing protein, with the protein MTLPELKLPDTLNYVGAFLTLQCNLSCSYCINDPEQKGQRESLFPIKAKTQRICLTPDEWTRALNRIPYRQDLPITLQGGEPMLYWGSKGVGQILSGTQHYFDLLTNFPVKPEAFANNLNGQQHKLQRDAPYPSIRVSYHAEEMNRVWHGHGFAELVARCEALSRYGFRVSPVKADSDVGIYMVAHPQNRLTAEMEAIYAGRVPFETKEFLGLHDGKLYGHYLYPFSTDLIAGGIHPRTLSCECRTTELLIDPLGFVWGCHFYLYQSWVSGGPLREFEALEAQDFRYKESGAGIFSSRILAPVGHLLDPDFAMSDLEVYRACHQYGRCIGCDTKIKNDRFQSYYDQGISHTSVEIRNIRMPESLYDKIDNLELASRFFAPTDR; encoded by the coding sequence ATGACGCTACCAGAACTCAAATTACCCGATACGCTGAACTATGTCGGGGCGTTCCTCACGCTCCAGTGCAATTTGAGCTGCAGCTACTGCATCAACGATCCGGAACAAAAAGGGCAACGCGAAAGTTTATTCCCAATCAAGGCCAAAACGCAGCGAATCTGCCTGACGCCAGACGAATGGACGCGAGCGCTGAACCGCATACCGTACCGTCAGGACCTGCCGATCACCCTGCAAGGCGGCGAACCGATGCTTTACTGGGGCAGCAAAGGGGTAGGCCAGATACTGTCCGGAACCCAGCACTATTTCGACCTGCTCACGAATTTCCCCGTGAAACCCGAAGCTTTCGCCAACAACCTGAACGGACAGCAACACAAGCTTCAACGGGATGCCCCCTACCCATCGATACGCGTCAGTTATCACGCCGAAGAGATGAACCGTGTCTGGCACGGACACGGCTTCGCCGAGCTGGTAGCTCGCTGCGAGGCGCTATCCCGTTATGGCTTTCGCGTGTCTCCGGTCAAAGCCGACAGCGATGTCGGCATCTATATGGTGGCTCACCCCCAAAATCGGTTAACTGCCGAGATGGAAGCGATTTATGCCGGGCGGGTGCCTTTCGAAACCAAGGAATTCCTGGGTCTTCATGACGGTAAGCTTTACGGCCATTACCTCTATCCGTTTTCAACCGATCTGATTGCCGGCGGGATCCACCCAAGGACGCTAAGCTGCGAATGCCGTACAACCGAGTTATTGATCGATCCGCTGGGTTTCGTCTGGGGCTGCCATTTCTACCTTTACCAAAGCTGGGTTAGCGGCGGGCCGCTAAGGGAGTTCGAAGCACTGGAAGCGCAAGACTTCCGGTATAAGGAAAGCGGCGCGGGAATATTTTCCAGCCGGATCCTTGCGCCTGTCGGGCACCTGTTGGACCCTGATTTTGCGATGTCCGACCTGGAAGTTTATCGCGCCTGCCATCAATACGGGCGCTGCATCGGCTGTGACACCAAGATCAAAAACGACCGTTTCCAAAGCTATTACGATCAGGGCATCTCTCATACCTCCGTCGAGATTCGCAATATCCGCATGCCGGAAAGTCTTTATGACAAGATCGACAACCTGGAGCTGGCGAGCCGATTCTTTGCACCCACCGACCGCTGA
- a CDS encoding flagellar protein FlaG, which yields MSISALGSTGALTAAPTNIPSQPGTTAATSASSAPDPIATPTPGTVSPVADASSGYLSAETVKKAAATVEKFINSQQNVQTQLSLDKSSGLEVVKVTDTATHQEIAQYPSKEIVALAQAINELQGLISTTGVLHNSTA from the coding sequence ATGTCCATTTCAGCCTTAGGCAGTACCGGGGCACTAACTGCCGCCCCAACGAATATTCCATCGCAGCCGGGTACAACCGCTGCGACATCGGCGTCGAGCGCGCCGGATCCCATAGCAACACCCACGCCAGGGACTGTATCGCCGGTAGCGGACGCGTCGTCAGGCTATCTCAGTGCTGAAACGGTCAAGAAAGCCGCAGCAACCGTGGAAAAATTCATCAACTCTCAACAGAACGTACAGACGCAACTCAGTCTGGACAAAAGCAGCGGGCTGGAGGTGGTAAAAGTCACGGATACCGCTACGCATCAGGAAATCGCGCAATACCCCAGCAAGGAAATTGTCGCGTTGGCGCAGGCCATAAATGAACTGCAAGGCCTGATATCCACTACCGGCGTCCTGCATAACTCAACCGCCTGA
- a CDS encoding EscU/YscU/HrcU family type III secretion system export apparatus switch protein produces the protein MPENEQARIKPEHAAADNAAQVRTAVALAYQAGEAAPVVVAKGRGLIAEEIIARAEEHGIYVHKSREMVALLMQVELDRQIPPELYRAVAELLAWLYSVDAQNPELRALGPPGAK, from the coding sequence ATGCCGGAAAATGAGCAAGCAAGAATAAAACCGGAACACGCTGCCGCCGACAACGCCGCGCAGGTGCGTACCGCAGTAGCTCTCGCCTATCAGGCTGGAGAAGCGGCGCCTGTCGTAGTCGCCAAAGGGCGGGGGCTGATTGCGGAAGAAATCATCGCTCGCGCCGAAGAGCATGGTATTTATGTGCATAAATCCAGGGAAATGGTAGCCTTGTTAATGCAGGTAGAGCTTGACCGGCAAATCCCGCCGGAACTGTACCGAGCGGTTGCCGAACTCCTTGCATGGCTTTACTCCGTGGACGCGCAAAACCCGGAACTGCGCGCGCTCGGACCGCCAGGGGCCAAATAG
- the fliK gene encoding flagellar hook-length control protein FliK — protein MAILPIPATPLPNMLPPMPPSAVPPATQVGKSPQGEKGGSSQQNLFAKDEHETSALLENIGETGKQTVLQDRQAITARSGYELPENAGKLSEIATTEAAAPLPEQIAAETAAGGGNLTTTVFSATGKLIDQLLQMARQQGAMPALQGSKPILETAPASLSSTPEIAKALQSTVELSGLFYESHIGETIQNERALSELLQEPQARQPTASDSAAAKPSEPLNATLTQLVAQQLNTLEQNRIVWQGQIWPGQQMYWEVKEDTSGQHSQTQTEDENTSRVWRSDMQFEMPHLGKIQASVFYSNGQVQVQINAADETAASAMRAQALRLAGALDDAGTRLDAMSVRTDAGK, from the coding sequence GTGGCCATACTACCCATCCCCGCCACCCCTCTCCCCAACATGCTGCCGCCGATGCCGCCAAGCGCGGTTCCTCCGGCAACGCAGGTCGGTAAATCGCCACAGGGCGAGAAGGGCGGCAGCAGTCAGCAAAACCTGTTCGCCAAGGATGAACACGAAACCAGCGCGCTGCTGGAAAACATCGGTGAAACCGGCAAGCAAACCGTCCTGCAGGACAGACAGGCGATAACGGCGCGTTCCGGCTATGAACTACCGGAAAATGCCGGGAAGCTAAGCGAAATCGCAACGACAGAAGCCGCTGCGCCATTACCTGAACAGATAGCGGCAGAAACCGCTGCCGGCGGCGGGAACCTGACCACGACGGTATTCAGCGCTACCGGCAAATTGATCGACCAGCTATTGCAGATGGCCCGACAACAAGGGGCTATGCCCGCGCTGCAGGGCAGCAAACCGATACTGGAAACGGCGCCGGCCTCGTTATCGTCCACCCCGGAAATCGCCAAGGCGCTGCAAAGTACCGTAGAACTCAGCGGACTGTTTTATGAATCTCATATCGGAGAAACGATACAAAACGAGCGCGCCTTGAGCGAACTTCTTCAGGAACCGCAGGCCCGACAGCCGACAGCATCCGACTCTGCCGCAGCCAAACCGTCCGAACCCTTGAACGCCACGCTGACACAGCTTGTCGCCCAGCAGTTGAACACGCTGGAGCAGAATCGGATTGTCTGGCAAGGACAAATCTGGCCTGGACAACAGATGTACTGGGAAGTTAAAGAGGATACATCCGGACAGCATAGCCAAACGCAAACCGAGGATGAGAATACTTCAAGAGTATGGCGCAGCGACATGCAATTCGAAATGCCGCATTTGGGAAAAATACAGGCCAGCGTTTTTTACAGTAACGGTCAGGTTCAGGTACAAATCAACGCCGCAGATGAAACGGCTGCAAGCGCCATGCGTGCTCAAGCCCTGCGACTCGCCGGCGCATTGGACGATGCAGGTACTCGGCTCGACGCTATGAGCGTACGCACTGATGCCGGAAAATGA
- the fliS gene encoding flagellar export chaperone FliS, which translates to MFGPATRSRGANAYAQVGLETGVLAANPHRLVAMLFEGAMTAISNSVRQMSEHDVAAKGKSISHAILIIESGLRGALDHKEGGEIANNLESLYSYMAMRLLQANMENDPVKLNEVLGLLGELKSAWDSIDPSHPPPAPSQEPTTTPNPQQTAAGAYRFAESPA; encoded by the coding sequence ATGTTTGGACCCGCCACAAGAAGTAGAGGAGCCAACGCCTACGCACAGGTGGGACTGGAAACCGGCGTTCTTGCCGCCAACCCGCACCGGCTGGTAGCGATGCTGTTCGAAGGCGCGATGACCGCCATCAGCAACAGCGTGCGGCAAATGAGCGAACATGACGTTGCAGCCAAGGGCAAGTCGATCTCGCATGCCATACTGATCATCGAAAGCGGCCTCAGAGGCGCGCTGGATCACAAGGAAGGCGGCGAAATCGCCAATAATCTCGAATCACTTTATTCCTATATGGCCATGCGTTTGTTACAGGCCAATATGGAAAACGACCCCGTCAAACTGAATGAAGTACTTGGTCTGCTGGGTGAGCTCAAGTCGGCATGGGACAGTATCGACCCATCCCACCCACCCCCTGCGCCATCCCAGGAACCCACGACCACACCAAACCCTCAACAGACGGCGGCTGGCGCCTATCGTTTTGCCGAGTCGCCTGCATGA
- a CDS encoding flagellar protein FliT, with amino-acid sequence MITAPLAITELKLYQALAAKTGEMLEAANAQEFSSVVKLSAEQGEILDALQALSPSVLSPAAKDHKMRLLAEILAQEKLLECAVNQWHRQVSGQMRINRVRISLTDAYSP; translated from the coding sequence ATGATTACCGCGCCGCTGGCAATTACCGAGCTGAAGCTCTATCAAGCGCTGGCAGCCAAAACCGGAGAAATGCTGGAGGCGGCCAACGCGCAGGAGTTTTCTTCGGTGGTAAAACTGAGCGCCGAGCAAGGCGAAATTCTGGACGCCCTGCAAGCGCTTTCCCCTTCCGTGCTGAGCCCCGCCGCCAAGGATCACAAGATGCGTCTTCTTGCCGAAATACTGGCTCAGGAAAAGCTGCTGGAGTGCGCTGTGAATCAGTGGCATAGGCAAGTATCAGGACAGATGCGCATCAATCGAGTGCGGATATCGCTGACTGACGCATACTCGCCGTAG